Proteins encoded by one window of Antechinus flavipes isolate AdamAnt ecotype Samford, QLD, Australia chromosome 4, AdamAnt_v2, whole genome shotgun sequence:
- the VIP gene encoding VIP peptides, whose product MSGSKKMEARSNSQLLVSLMLLSVFCSQTLALPLEIYSTMRQGNDVLFDGPNEPDQNLVLLKLENDRLRNALPANGLSSLDVLRALNSNIRNLEKRHSDSVFTDSYTQFLRREALRKYFENAFNGKRSEENPPASTS is encoded by the exons ATGTCAGG ATCCAAAAAGATGGAAGCCAGAAGTAACTCCCAGCTCCTGGTATCACTGATGCTTCTTAGTGTCTTTTGTTCACAAACACTGGCATTACCTCTTGAAATATATTCTACCATGAG GCAAGGCAATGATGTGCTCTTTGATGGCCCTAATGAACCTGACCAAAATCTAGTTTTATTAAAGTTAGAAAATGATCGTCTGAGGAATGCATTACCTGCAAATGGCTTGTCTTCTTTGGATGTTCTCAGAGCCTTGAACAG CAACATTCGTAACCTAGAAAAGCGTCACTCTGATTCAGTCTTTACTGACAGTTACACCCAGTTCCTGAGGAGGGAGgcattgagaaaatattttgaaaatgcttttaatggaaagagaag TGAAGAAAATCCCCCTGCTTCAACATCTTGA